One genomic window of Mercenaria mercenaria strain notata chromosome 2, MADL_Memer_1, whole genome shotgun sequence includes the following:
- the LOC123563418 gene encoding U-scoloptoxin(05)-Sm1a-like, with protein sequence MEIHWIIFPLSVIFILSKTAEALQCYQCDSTLDHNCQEYFNHDNPNIPLRATECQMYSAKYCIKATGLWGGIVGTHRFCSSRDLGDQCQDMRFPDHSRKYRGCIYTCTGDGCNAAHGVISSCTVIVLGVLSAVVAMVMRR encoded by the exons ATGGAAATCCATTGGATCATATTTCCATTGtctgtcatttttattttatccaaaacAG ctgaagCTTTGCAGTGTTACCAGTGTGACTCTACCTTAGATCACAATTGCCAGGAATACTTTAACCATGACAACCCAAATATTCCACTTCGAGCTACAGAATGTCAGATGTACAGTGCCAAGTATTGTATCAAAGCCACAGGACTCTGGGGAG GTATTGTAGGTACACACAGATTCTGCAGTTCTCGAGACTTGGGTGACCAGTGCCAAGACATGAGGTTCCCAGATCACAGCCGTAAATACCGGGGGTGCATTTATACATGTACTGGGGATGGATGTAATGCCGCTCATGGAGTTATCTCTTCATGTACAGTTATAGTCCTGGGTGTGTTGTCTGCTGTTGTTGCCATGGTGATGAGAAGATGA